Proteins from a genomic interval of Streptomyces fodineus:
- a CDS encoding 5,10-methylenetetrahydrofolate reductase, whose amino-acid sequence MGADALRALLTRVRYEVLPAKAAEEKVLAHVPRDVVVTVTASPVKGLEPTLLLTERLAAHGYRVVPHVPARLLRDDTHLKDVAERLRAARVDDVFLPAGDADPPAGPYHAALPVLRALTDLGRPFAEMGITGYPESHPLIHDDITIQSMWDKRAHATYIVSNLCFDARVLGDWISRIRRRDITLPVYVGVAGPVQRAKLLSMATKIGVGESTRFLTRHPSWFLRFAAPGGYAPERLLGRGAQAFAGPAAAVAGLHLFTFNQIAETERWRRAALDRLGG is encoded by the coding sequence ATGGGCGCCGACGCCCTGCGGGCGCTGCTCACCCGCGTGCGGTACGAGGTGCTGCCGGCGAAGGCGGCGGAGGAGAAGGTTCTCGCCCATGTGCCCCGCGATGTCGTGGTCACGGTCACGGCGTCGCCGGTCAAGGGGCTGGAGCCGACGCTTCTCCTCACCGAGCGGCTCGCCGCCCACGGCTACCGTGTCGTCCCGCATGTGCCCGCACGGCTCCTGCGGGACGACACGCACCTGAAGGACGTCGCCGAACGGCTGCGTGCGGCGCGCGTCGACGACGTCTTCCTGCCGGCCGGTGACGCCGATCCGCCGGCCGGGCCGTACCACGCGGCGCTGCCGGTGCTGCGCGCTCTGACCGACCTCGGCAGGCCCTTCGCGGAGATGGGGATCACCGGCTATCCGGAGAGCCATCCCCTCATCCACGACGACATCACCATCCAGTCGATGTGGGACAAGCGGGCGCACGCCACATACATCGTCAGCAACCTGTGCTTCGATGCGCGTGTACTCGGCGACTGGATCTCCCGGATCCGGCGCCGCGACATCACCCTGCCCGTCTACGTCGGCGTGGCCGGGCCCGTCCAGCGGGCCAAGCTGCTGTCGATGGCGACGAAGATCGGGGTGGGCGAGTCGACGCGCTTTCTCACCCGGCATCCGTCCTGGTTCCTGCGGTTCGCGGCACCCGGCGGGTACGCCCCCGAGCGGCTGCTCGGCCGCGGCGCACAGGCGTTCGCCGGGCCCGCGGCGGCGGTGGCCGGCCTCCACCTCTTCACCTTCAACCAGATCGCCGAGACGGAGCGCTGGCGCCGTGCGGCACTGGACCGGCTGGGCGGCTGA
- a CDS encoding aldehyde dehydrogenase family protein: MADLYVDGEWRAAVAGGHREIRCPADGTLVATVSEATRPDTEAAIAAARRAFDAGPWPRTPERERGALLLRTAGILERDAKDIARAESLDTGKRLVESEYDIADVVSCFRYYGGIAGTSAGRVVDTGREDALSRVTYEPVGVCGLITPWNYPLLQASWKVAPALLAGNTVVLKPSELTPSTSILLMKALQEAGLPAGAANLVLGAGAEAGAPLAEHPAVDMVSFTGGLQTGRHIMATAAATVKKVALELGGKNPNVVFADADFETAVDFALTAVFLHSGQVCSAGARLIVEDSIHDAFVDEVVRRARRIRLGGPFDPEAETGALISAQHREKVEAYVAAGLAEGAVLRCGGARPDDPALADGFYYPPTVLDECRQDMRVVHEESFGPVLTVERFHDEDDAVRIANDTEYGLAGAVWTEDAGKAQRVARGLRHGTVWINDYHPYVPQAEWGGFGLSGVGRELGPTGLDEYREPKHVWQNIQPRPQHWFRG, from the coding sequence GTGGCAGATCTGTACGTGGACGGAGAATGGCGCGCCGCTGTGGCCGGCGGCCACCGGGAGATCCGCTGTCCGGCGGACGGCACGCTGGTCGCGACCGTCTCGGAGGCGACCCGCCCCGACACCGAGGCCGCGATCGCCGCCGCCCGCCGCGCCTTCGACGCGGGCCCCTGGCCCCGTACCCCCGAGCGTGAGCGCGGCGCACTGCTGCTGCGCACCGCCGGCATCCTCGAGCGCGACGCCAAGGACATCGCCCGCGCCGAATCCCTCGACACCGGCAAGCGCCTGGTGGAGAGCGAGTACGACATCGCCGACGTCGTCTCCTGCTTCCGCTACTACGGCGGCATCGCCGGCACCAGCGCGGGACGGGTGGTCGACACCGGACGCGAGGACGCCCTCAGCCGGGTCACCTACGAGCCCGTCGGCGTGTGCGGACTGATCACTCCCTGGAACTACCCGCTGCTGCAGGCCAGTTGGAAGGTCGCCCCGGCCCTTCTCGCGGGCAACACCGTCGTCCTCAAGCCCAGCGAGCTCACGCCCTCCACCTCCATCCTGCTGATGAAGGCCCTTCAGGAGGCGGGGCTCCCGGCCGGCGCCGCCAATCTGGTACTGGGCGCCGGAGCCGAGGCCGGCGCCCCGCTGGCCGAGCACCCGGCCGTCGACATGGTGTCGTTCACCGGCGGGCTGCAGACCGGGCGGCACATCATGGCCACCGCCGCGGCGACGGTGAAGAAGGTCGCGCTGGAACTCGGCGGCAAGAACCCGAACGTGGTCTTCGCCGACGCCGACTTCGAGACCGCCGTCGACTTCGCGCTCACCGCCGTCTTCCTGCACTCCGGGCAGGTCTGCTCGGCCGGAGCCCGCCTCATCGTCGAGGACTCGATCCACGACGCCTTCGTCGACGAGGTCGTACGCCGCGCCCGGCGGATCCGCCTCGGCGGCCCCTTCGACCCCGAGGCCGAGACCGGCGCGCTGATCTCCGCACAGCACCGCGAGAAGGTCGAGGCGTACGTCGCCGCAGGCCTGGCCGAGGGCGCCGTACTGCGCTGCGGCGGCGCACGCCCCGACGACCCCGCGCTCGCGGACGGCTTCTACTACCCGCCCACGGTCCTCGACGAGTGCCGGCAGGACATGCGCGTGGTGCACGAGGAGTCCTTCGGACCCGTGCTCACCGTCGAGCGTTTCCACGACGAGGACGACGCCGTCCGCATCGCCAACGACACCGAGTACGGCCTCGCCGGAGCCGTCTGGACCGAGGACGCGGGCAAGGCCCAGCGGGTGGCCCGCGGGCTGCGCCACGGCACCGTGTGGATCAACGACTACCACCCCTATGTGCCGCAAGCGGAATGGGGCGGTTTCGGGCTCTCGGGCGTGGGCCGCGAGCTGGGGCCGACCGGCCTCGACGAGTACCGAGAGCCCAAGCACGTCTGGCAGAACATCCAACCCCGGCCGCAGCACTGGTTCCGCGGCTGA
- a CDS encoding quaternary amine ABC transporter ATP-binding protein translates to MTPAQTEVSQRRDTSQDPKDRTPVISVRRLWKVFGPKAAEVPGSEELCGLTRRELMDRTGCTAAVRDVNFEVSPGEVFVVMGLSGSGKSTLVRCLTRLIEPTAGEIVFEGEDIRGADPRRLRELRRSKFSMVFQHFGLLPHRKVVDNVAFGLEIRGMGRAERTKKALETVELVGLAGYENSYPDQLSGGMQQRVGLARALAGDPDVLFFDEPFSALDPLIRRDMQSEVIRLHHEVGKTMVFITHDLSEALKLGDRILIMRDGKMVQCGTGDELVGAPADDYVRDFVKDVPRGDVLTLRWIMRPVEPEDALDGPELGPDVVVREATRAVLAAEKPVKVVENGKLLGIVGDEEILSVVAGQSAGREGGA, encoded by the coding sequence ATGACCCCAGCACAGACCGAGGTGTCGCAGCGGCGCGACACGTCCCAGGACCCCAAGGATCGCACCCCGGTCATCTCCGTGCGCCGGCTGTGGAAGGTGTTCGGGCCGAAGGCCGCCGAGGTGCCGGGCTCCGAGGAGCTGTGCGGACTCACCCGCCGCGAGCTCATGGACCGCACCGGCTGCACCGCCGCCGTACGGGACGTGAACTTCGAGGTGTCGCCCGGCGAGGTCTTCGTCGTCATGGGCCTGTCCGGCTCCGGCAAGTCCACCCTGGTGCGATGTCTGACCCGGCTGATCGAACCCACCGCGGGGGAGATCGTCTTCGAGGGCGAGGACATCCGCGGCGCCGACCCGCGGCGGCTGCGCGAACTGCGGCGCAGCAAGTTCTCGATGGTGTTCCAGCACTTCGGTCTGCTGCCGCACCGCAAGGTCGTCGACAACGTGGCGTTCGGCCTGGAGATACGGGGCATGGGCAGGGCCGAGCGCACCAAGAAGGCCCTGGAGACCGTCGAGCTGGTGGGCCTGGCCGGATACGAGAACTCCTACCCCGACCAGCTCTCCGGCGGTATGCAGCAGCGTGTCGGCCTGGCCCGCGCCCTCGCCGGCGACCCCGACGTCCTCTTCTTCGACGAGCCGTTCTCCGCGCTCGACCCGTTGATCCGCCGCGACATGCAGAGCGAGGTCATCCGCCTGCACCACGAGGTCGGCAAGACCATGGTGTTCATCACCCACGACCTCTCCGAGGCCCTGAAGCTGGGCGACCGCATCCTGATCATGCGTGACGGGAAGATGGTCCAGTGCGGCACAGGCGACGAACTCGTCGGCGCCCCGGCCGACGACTACGTACGCGACTTCGTGAAGGACGTGCCGCGCGGCGACGTCCTCACCCTGCGCTGGATCATGCGCCCGGTGGAGCCCGAAGACGCCCTGGACGGGCCCGAGTTGGGGCCGGACGTCGTGGTGCGCGAGGCCACCCGGGCCGTCCTGGCCGCCGAGAAGCCGGTCAAGGTCGTGGAGAACGGCAAGCTGCTCGGCATCGTCGGCGACGAGGAGATCCTCTCCGTCGTCGCCGGACAGTCAGCCGGTCGGGAAGGCGGTGCGTGA